In the genome of Deltaproteobacteria bacterium, the window TGGCGCTTTACATCTCGCCCGGCAAGCAAGGCCGCATCATCCGGCAAAAATATTTCGATCAGGGCCGGCCCTGCCCCGTGGCGATCAGCTTCGGCGACGATCCGCTCATGCTAACCGCTGCGGCGAACAGCCTGCCCTGGGGCAAATCCGAGTATGATTACGCCGGCGGCATTCGCGGCCAAGCGATCGACGTGGTGCTTGGCAAGCACACCGGCCTGCCGATTCCCGCCTTCTCAGAGATATCCATCGAAGGTGAATGTCTGCCCGACCATCAGCGCCCCGAAGGCCCCTACGGCGAATGGACCGGCTACTACGCCAGCGGCGAGCGCACCGAACCGATCATCAAAGTGAAGCGGCTCATGCACCGCAACAACCCGATCCTCACCGGCGCGCCCTCGTCGCGCCCGCCTGCGGGCTCGGACGACACGCTGATCCGCTCGGCGTTTATCTGGGACCATCTGGAAAAAGCCGGCGTCCCCGACGTGCGCGGGGTTGCCTGCTTTCAGGGAAGATTTTTTACCGCCGTGTCGATCAAGCAGCGCTACCCGGGTCACGCAAAGCAGGCCGGCTTTATCGCCGCACAATGCGGCGCCGGCGCTTACCTTGGCCGCTACATAGTCGTCGTCGACGACGACATCGACCCGTACGATCTGAACGACGTGACCTGGGCCATGTGCACCCGCTCCGATCCGCAAGTCGACACCGATTTCATTCGCCGCGCCTGGAGCGGCCCGCTCGATCCAGTCATCCCCAGAGATCGCAAAGGCTTCAGCACCCGCGCCGTGATCGATGCGACGCGGCCTTATGAATGGATGAAGGATTATCCGGTGGTGTCGGGATCGACGCCGGAGATGAAAGAACAGGTTAAAAAGAAATATGGAAAATACTTTGCATAGGAAAAGACCGTAAAGGGTAAAGGGTGAGGGGTAAGGGGTAAGGGGTAAGGGGT includes:
- a CDS encoding UbiD family decarboxylase encodes the protein MLYNDVREWMAKVDEFGELRTVEGCDWKYEMGAVAEVYARNPPYSAILFDKIKDYPAGHRVLVGVHHQSLKRQCLTTHLPLDYSRDQFIQAWRQRLNNPTYIPPRVVNSGPVLENVCEGKDIDLLSLPVPHWHEGDGGRYMGTAHLVITRDVDEGWVNIGCYRVMVHDKDTLALYISPGKQGRIIRQKYFDQGRPCPVAISFGDDPLMLTAAANSLPWGKSEYDYAGGIRGQAIDVVLGKHTGLPIPAFSEISIEGECLPDHQRPEGPYGEWTGYYASGERTEPIIKVKRLMHRNNPILTGAPSSRPPAGSDDTLIRSAFIWDHLEKAGVPDVRGVACFQGRFFTAVSIKQRYPGHAKQAGFIAAQCGAGAYLGRYIVVVDDDIDPYDLNDVTWAMCTRSDPQVDTDFIRRAWSGPLDPVIPRDRKGFSTRAVIDATRPYEWMKDYPVVSGSTPEMKEQVKKKYGKYFA